In Mytilus galloprovincialis chromosome 1, xbMytGall1.hap1.1, whole genome shotgun sequence, the following are encoded in one genomic region:
- the LOC143077124 gene encoding uncharacterized protein LOC143077124 yields MAQQLVNCQFCDINRNVRGGVRWKCLNCDLNLCENCKTGRHSRIKDSNQHRIIDIQALRTESSTTLTVAEWTREMDLQKIVCLEHPNKKCYHFCKECKKPICPSCFLEHRDHNLIELELIYKDQQQRLKNIQREIDNDLQTLPGIMTMISKEEEEISRNYDDVRLKIEQRESEIKVQATNDAKRLLKDLEEFRKTENTVISLKQQKVRVYEVNLKHQKNKIQETFKSHDATSILTSIGQIDKKIALENTVKGSKQKFIFKTPSSHCIDFGSLIKIPELFIKSKYQIEDINVFGIKGKHGNYTTIVFKKNKLGVYFLGNVSFSDSESKCIISNEKEISDDVFDLTITKDGIILFSMAQSSEIKCIAKNGEIETFSFLEPKQIRGIHACDNGNILVGFSSFHNGEQSGLLVLNEEKVQIKTFELDINNEKIFSFPDKITTNKNGDICVIDHRFYVGRVVALNEGGHVKWTYNAHDMDKFNPCDIVTTSTGLVIITTDYYCNVVHLLSENGDFLTKFGGDEVNISMVRCLNNDEEENLQIACNFSDHVEIIIAKIL; encoded by the coding sequence ATGGCTCAACAACTTGTAAACTGTCAATTTTGTGATATAAATCGGAACGTTAGAGGAGGTGTACGATGGAAATGTTTAAACTGTGACCTTAATCTTTGTGAAAATTGCAAGACTGGAAGACATTCAAGAATCAAAGATTCAAATCAACATCGTATTATCGATATACAAGCACTCAGAACTGAGTCTAGTACTACCTTAACGGTAGCGGAATGGACTAGGGAGATGGATCTTCAAAAAATTGTATGCTTAGAGCAtccaaataaaaaatgttatcacTTTTGCAAAGAGTGTAAAAAGCCAATCTGCCCTTCATGTTTTCTTGAACATCGTGATCACAACCTTATTGAACTTGAACTCATTTACAAAGATCAACAacaaagattgaaaaatataCAAAGAGAGATTGATAACGATTTGCAAACACTTCCTGGAATAATGACAATGATAAGTAAGGAAGAGGAAGAAATATCAAGAAACTATGATGACGTCAGATTAAAAATAGAGCAGAGAGAAAGTGAAATAAAAGTACAAGCaacaaatgatgcaaaacgtCTTTTGAAAGATCTAGAGGAGTTtcgaaaaactgaaaatacagtTATATCTCTGAAGCAGCAAAAAGTACGTGTGTATGAAGTAAATCTGAAACATCAAAAGAACAAGATCCAGGAAACTTTCAAATCGCACGATGCAACTTCTATTCTAACATCTATTGGGCAAATAGACAAAAAGATAGCACTAGAAAATACTGTAAAAGgatcaaaacaaaagtttattTTCAAGACTCCTTCTTCTCATTGCATCGACTTTGGATCTTTGATTAAAATACCAGAACTTTTTATCAAAAGTAAATATCAAATTGAAGATATTAATGTTTTTGGAATTAAAGGCAAACATGGAAATTACACGACGATAGTATTTAAGAAGAACAAGCTAGGTGTATATTTTCTAGGAAATGTCTCTTTCAGTGATTCTGAGTCCAAATGTATcatttcaaatgaaaaagaaatttcggATGATGTTTTTGACTTGACAATTACAAAAGATGGCATTATACTATTTTCAATGGCTCAAAGCTCGGAGATAAAGTGTATTGCCAAAAACGGTGAAATAGAAACCTTTTCGTTCCTCGAGCCAAAACAAATTCGAGGCATTCATGCCTGTGACAATGGAAACATTTTGGTTGGGTTCTCAAGTTTTCATAATGGCGAACAAAGTGGTCTCTTAGTTCTGAATGAAGAAAAAGTACAGATTAAGACATTTGAACTAgacataaataatgaaaaaatattttctttcccTGATAAAATTACAACCAACAAAAATGGTGACATTTGTGTTATAGATCATAGATTCTATGTAGGCAGGGTAGTTGCATTAAATGAAGGAGGTCATGTAAAATGGACATATAATGCGCATGACATGGACAAATTTAATCCGTGTGACATAGTGACAACCTCTACTGGGTTAGTGATTATAACTACAGACTACTATTGTAATGTCGTTCATCTTTTATCCGAAAATGGTGACTTCCTCACAAAGTTCGGAGGAGACGAAGTCAATATATCAATGGTTAGATGTTTAAACAATGATGAAGAAGAAAATTTGCAAATTGCATGCAATTTTTCGGACCATGTTGAAATAATTATAGCGAAAATCTTGTGA